CGCCACGAAGTTCGCTGCCTTCACGCGACATTCGAGGAACCGCGGGTTCTCGTAGTCGGCGTACGTGAACGTGTGCTGCGGGGTGGGCGAGAAATGCAAACCGTTGCCACATTCAGCGGTCGGTTGCCAGTCCGCCGCCTTCACCTTCGTTCCGACCGCGTACGTGGTGGGAGTCCACTGGTGGCCTGCGGTCAGGTTCTCGTCGACCTGCTTGTAGACGGTGATCGTGCCGTCGTCGTTCCCGTCGGGTCCGTAGTAGTCGATCCACCCGTCGATGCTGGTCCGGTCGACCTTGGTGACGTCGATGACGACGCCACCATCGACGGTGACTCGGGCGTCGTGGAGGTGCACGGCGACGTAGCGACTGGCCCTGACCGTCGAACTGCCGGTGGCCGTGACCGTCGAACTGCTGTAGGCCGTGACCGTCGAACTGCCGGTGGCCGTGACCGTCGAACTGTCGTAGGCCGTGACCGTCGAACTGCCGTTGGCCGTGACCGTCGAACTGCTGTAGGCCGTGACCGTCGAACTGCCGGTGGCCGTGACCGTCGAACTGTCGTAGGCCGTGACCGTCGAACTGTCGTAGGCCGTGACCGTCGAACTGTCGTAGGCCGTGACCGTCGAACTGCCGTTGGCCGTGACCGTCGAACTGCTGTAGGCCGTGACCGTCGAACTGCCGGTGGCCGTGACCGTCGAACTGCTGTAGGCCGTGACCGTCGAACTGCCGGTGGCCGTGACCGTCGAACTGCCGGTGGCCGTGACCGTCGAACTGTCGTAGGCCCTGACCGTCGAACTGTCGTAGGCCGTGACCGTCGAACTGCCGGTGGCCGTGACCGTCGAACTGCCGGTGGCCGTGACCGTCGAACTGCTGTAGGCCGTGACCGTCGAACTGCCGGTGGCCGTGACCGTCGAACTGTCGTAGGCCCTGACCGTCGAACTGCCGGTGGCCCTGACCGTCGAACTGTCGTAGGCCGTGACCGTCGAACTGCCGGTGGCCGTGACCGTCGAACTGCCGTTGGCCGTGACCTCGATCAACACGCCCGCAGGCGAGTCGATATCGATGTACGGCACACCCGACGCGAGGGCCGCGTCAAGCTCGGCCTGGGTGGTAACAATCGTTGCCATTGCTATCCTTTTCCTTGGTTGAGTTGGCCGGTCCTGGTGTGTGAAGCGCGGGACCGGCCGCTTACTTGGGTGGCCGTGCCACGGCGAGGTGTGGACCCGGGCCGTGGCACGGTGCTCGGGGTTAGTCCTCCGGCCAGCGTTCGAGCCAATCCGCGAACTGGTCGGTGGTGCAGCACCTTTCGGCCTTCGCGCCCTTCCCCTTGCGCTTGTAGGCCAGGGGTGGCGGAAACTTGCCGTCGTCGATCCCGGCTTTCCACTTGTTCATGGCCCGGTTGACCGTTGAAGCAGACGTTCCCGAGTCGGTCACGACCTGGTTGAATGGGATCATCCGGACACCAGTTGCTGCGGCTGTCATTCCTAGAACTCCTCGTCGGTCTCGGTTTCGAACTCGATCTGCCAGAGGCGAGCGGCTGGGACGCCGCAGGTTGTGGCGATGGCGGTCCAGACGTTGACCAGTCCGTGGCTGGTCTTGACCGTCGCCCGCCGTGCTCTGCGGCCGGTGACCTGCAGCAGGGCCGGATCACCCTTCTTGGTTGACCAGATGCCGCGGTCGTCGGCGAGGTATCCGGGAAGGTGCTCGATGGGGGTCATGCCGCCTCCCCGAGGTGCTTCGCGATCACATCGAGGGCCTTGGCGGTGAACCGGGGCGTGACCGTGGTGTGCTGCTGCCCGGTGTGGGAGTTCTCGTAGGTGCCGGGTTTCATCCGGATCAGCCCCTGCTCCACGACCCGCTGATACGCCTCGCGTTGGCCGTGACCGTTGCGAAAGAACCAGCCGAGGCCGCCCTCCTGGCGCGACCGGTCACATAGCTCGTAGAGCTTGTGCAGTCCACCGAGCTTGTGACCGGCGCGGGTGAGGGCCTTCGCGGCCTCGCTGGCCGACATGTCGCCGTCGGAGGAGATGAACCGTTGCCACGCGTTGGCCTTCGGCGTTAGCTCCTTGATCTGATCGGCCTGCGCCGCGATCCGGGCCTGCGACTCCTCGATGGTCCGCAGCACCATCTCCTCGTAGGAGAGTTCTTTGACGGCGCCGTAGCTGCCGGCCCGGCGGATCTGGGGGATGACCTCGTGGGTGATCCACCGCTTGAAGAGTTTCGCGCCCTCCACTTGGCTGCCGAGGACTGCTGAGTAGAGGCCGGGCTCGGAGATAACGGTCATGTTCTGCTCGCCACCAGGGGTACCCACTGAGCGGGTACCCCTGTCCTCGTCGTCTAGGCGGCGCGTCATCTTCTCGGCGTCGCGGTAGCCAAGGACTTTGGCAACATCGCTGGCGACGAACCACGGCTCGCCGTCGATCTGCACAACGCGCACTTGGGCGTCGCCGTAGTTGAAGGGGATGAGGTCCATCTGGGATACTTCCTTTCGATCGGGCCCCGACCTGCTGCTGACCTGCGGTGGTCGGGGCTTGGTGTTTGTCAGGCGGCGACTTCCTCGCCCGTTCCGACGACCTCGAACAGGTCGTCCATGTCGGCTTCGAGTGCTAGGCACAGCGACCCGATGAAGCGAGCGCCGGGCTGCTGCTTGCCGCTGAGGACTCGCGAGAGGTTGCCCGGGTCGGTGCCCATCGCTGCCGCGAGCGCCGTGTCCGTTGACAGGCCTTTCCAGCGGCGAATCTTGCTCACCATGTCGGTCTTCATGCGCATGGTTGCGATCACGTCCATCACCCCTCCTTCCCTGCTCTTCGTCCCGCTGACCTACTGCCTTGCGGTGATGCAATGAGATTACGTGAAGGAGACACAGAACCGCAATGCGTGTAGGTAACGATTAGATAACGCAACACTTGCGCAAGTGTGTAGGCCGCTTGACCTGCTGAAACACACCCCTGTAGTTCGCTGGCCTGCGTGGTTGCGTAAACGCAAGGCATGATTGGCGGCGTGATGCACCCAAAGCGACGCAATACGGTTTCGCCATGAGTTGGTGGGAGTACGTGGAGCAGGTCGCAAAGACCAGCCGACAACGCGACATCAGCGACCGGAGTGGGATTGACGCCGCGAATGTCTCGCGCTGGAAAGGCGGTCATATCCCGAAGGCGGAGATGGTCGCGGAGTTCGCCAGGGCCTATGGGCGTCCCGTCCTAGAGGCGTTCGTCGCGGCTGGGTTCCTCACGCCGATGGAGGCCAAGGAACGCCCGGCTGCGGCACCGTCCCTCGGCTCATTGACCGATGAAGAGTTGTTGGACGAGATCAGGAAGAGGATGCGCCGCGATGGAACCGCCACCAACCCTGCCGGGGGGAGCCCGGCACCCGTTCCCGATGATGGGAAACGCCCGCTGACCGATGATGAGTTGGCGGCCCGCAGGAAACGCGACAACGATGCCGCAGCGCGGGCCGCGCAGAAGGCCGCCCGGCACGGCGAGCGAGACCCGGGCGACGAGGACGACTGATGTTGTCGGCGCCGGAGGATAGCTTCGCCGGATGCATCACCCGTGGCGGACACTCCGAAGCATGACTGATTGGCAGGTCGTGTTCTGCGAGTTCCCAGACGGGGTGCTGGGATCAACGGACTGCGAGGCGCGCACGATCTACCTTCAGCGCGGCCTGACCCAGGCTCAGCGGCGCTCCACGTTGGCGCACGAGTTGGCGCACGCGGTCGATCCGTCGTCGCTGGAGCATTGCGTCGATCAGGCGGCGGTTCGCCAGCTGATCCCGCTGCAGCGCCTCGCTGACGCGCTGGCATGGTCACAGGACGAATACGAGCTAGCCCGGGAGTTGTGGGTGGACGTGCCCACGGTTCGGGTGCGACTGGAAGGACTGACCGAGGATGAGCGAGACGAGATCGAACGCAGAGTCGCGGCCCTCGATGGCTGACCTGCTGGCCTTCGAGCGGGCGTGGCTGGGTCGCCGCCGTGACGGCGCGTACGACGCTGCGGTGCGGCAGGAGTTCGGGGTGACCACCGTCCGGCACCTGCAGCGGGTGAACGCGCTCTTGGATGACCCAGAGGCTATGGCGCTGGATCCGGTGACGTGCCGGGTGCTGCGATCACGGCGGGCTGCGGGGATGCGGCAACGAGGTTGAGCCGGGCCGCAACGTCCTCCAGGGCCTTCCTCGCGAGCGCCTGGCTGACGTGCTGGCTATGCGCTGGGTGCGTTCTGGGGGCGTGCAGGTCGAGGCAGGTGGCGCCACATCTTGCCCTCAGTGATCTTCTGGATACACGCAGGGGAAACGCCATACTCGCGCGCAAGCGCCGGGCGTCCGATCCCACCGGCGGCATAACGATTGATGATCTCGACCACCTGGTCCTCGCGCAGTTTCGACCCTCCACCGCGCTCGCCATGCGCATGGCGACCCTTATCGATCATGTCGGCCACATTCACGAGGTCGTCGCCGAGGAAGAGGTGCTCAGGGTTGACGCACGGAGGGTTGTCGCAGCGGTGGCAGACGTGCAACTCGTCTGGCACGCGCTCTCCGAGCGCCATGTCCATCGCTACGCGGTGCGCCCCGCGATTGCCGAATGATTTGCTCTGGATGATCCCATATTGGTACTGACTGCGGTGCCCGTCCCATTCGATGCACCCCGTCGACGTGACGCACTTCGGGGTGACTGCAAAAATCTCAGCATGGGTCAATCCAGCCCTACCGCGGGTGCGGGGTCCAAACTCGATGTCGCCAACGTTGCGCGCGCGGTCGTAGTGCTTGGTACAGAGCCCGCGGGCAATCGTGGGCCGCTCGCAGCCATCTTGTTTACAGGTAGTGTCGGTCACGTTCACTCCTTGTTCGAGTGGGCCATGCCCCCGGCCTGTTCGAGCAGGTGCGGGGGTACAGATTCGTTCAGGCCCAGAGTAGCGGCGACCGCCGACAGCGCGGCGCGGGCCATTTCAGTATTCACGTGCATGTAGCCGCGGCTCGTCACGATCGAGGAGTGGCCCATGATCGCCTTGATGACTTCCGGGTCTATTCCAGCTTGCATCAATAGCGTCGCCGCCGTGTGGCGGGCCTCGTGCAGGGTGTAGGGGCGGCCTGCGGGGTGGATGACGCCGGCGGTTGCTTGTAGGCCGTGCCATGCCTGGGTGTTGGTTTTGTCGCGCATGGGTCGTTGGCCGTTCTCGGTCCACACCAGGTTCCACGGGTTGGCGGGGGCGACCTGCTCCCATTCGGCGAGCGCCGCGCGCATCCACGGCACGAGGGGGACGATCCGCTGCCCGCTGGTGGTCTTAGGGCGCACGAGGTGGGTCGCGCCGGTCAGGTGCCGCACTTCGTACCCGTCGGGGACTTGGAAGGTGCCGGCGGAGCGGTCGGCGTACGTCAGGGCCTGTAGCTGCCAAGAGATGTCGATCAGGCCACGGTCGAGGTCCACGGCGTCCCAGGTGAGTCCGTAGATCTCTCCCTTGCGCATGCCCTGCAGGAGCGCCGCGACCCAGCGGGCTGCGTCGGGTCCGGTCCGCGCAGCTTCGAGGAGACGCAGTGCGTCCTCCAGGGGGATCGCGTCGCGGTCTGAGACGGCTTTGGTGGGACGGCGTACGGCGAACACGTTCTCGGGTACGGTGTGCCCTTCGGCTTTGGCGGCTTTGAGCATGGTGGTCAGCACGGCGTGGGTGCGTAGCGCTGTGCTGGTGGAGTTGCCGTCGCGCAGGGCGGAGCGGTGGACTGCTCGCACGTCTGTCGGTAGCAGGGCGCCGAGTTGTTTGCCGCCGATGGTGGTGATGATGTGCTGGTGGACGGCGGATGACGCGGCCCGGTAGGTGGCTGGTCGGACATGTTTGGCGTAGGCGGCGAGCCATTGCTCGGACCATCGTTTGACGGTGGTGCGTCCGGTGATCGCTGGGACGCCGTTCGCGGCGACCTCGCGTAGCTTCTTGGACAGTGCGGTCTGTGCCGCTTTCTTGGTGGGGTAGCCGCCTTGGGTGATGCGGCGGCGGTTGCCGGAGGCGGTGAAGCCGACGTCGAGTTGCCATGCCCACTGCCCGTCGCGGCCTCGCTCGAATACGCTCCCGGTGCCTTTGGCTCGTCCCATCTTCTGACCTCCCGGTCGCCGTTAGCCATTGGTTAGCCATTCACAGACTAATCCGTGACCCATCTCAGACGCGAAAACCGTTGCAATCACTGGTGTTTTGGGCACTTCCAGTATAGGCATCCTTTCACTCGTAATGAATAGGTCATCGGTTCGATTCCGATAGGCGGCTCCACAAGAGGGCGCTGACCAGCAGAAATGCTGGGTCAGGCCAGGGTGTGTGACACCTGCCTGGGTTTGCGACAGCCGGGCGCTACCGTGCCACTATCAGTTGCTACCGAAGACGAGGTGCAGATTGTGGTTGCCTCCAGACTTCAGCCTCTCGTCTCCGAGATCGTGGCTGTGATGAGGAGCTTGCGAAATGCTTTTCCTACCACGACCAGAATTGACGCGAGCCGAGCGTGGATGCAGGCAGCGGTGCTTTTCGTCACTGCGGTGACTGTTGGTGCAGTGTGGGAACTGGCCGTAACAGTCATGTGCGACATGCGCGGCTCCGGTGACATTTTGATACTTGCCTGGCAGCTAGGCATTATTCCCGCGGCGGTTGGGTTGAGTTTTCTGATCGGCCTGGTGCCAGCTACGACTCAATGGCATTCGACCGGGTGGATCGCCTCTCGATATTTGCTGTTGTCGTTCGCTTCGCTGGCGTTTGTCCTTCTGCTGATCGTTATCAGCGGACATCCGATACCGGACATTTGGTCCAATGGCCCCGAGACTCACCTTCGTTGGTAGGTCGGCCGGTTACTCATCCCGTAGGGGGATCTCCTCCGGGCAACCTTGTCCAGGCAGGGCGTCGTTCCTACAGTCGCAAGCAACGTACGTGACCTGTGTCACTTGACTGAGGAGCCCTGCATGTACCCCGGAGCACACATCGCCGACCAGGCCGACAAGCCGGCCATCATCCACGTCGACACGGGAGAGACCCGCACCTACGCGGAGTTGAACGACAACTCGATCCGGGTGGCCCGGCAGTTACGTGACCTGGGCGTCGAGGTCGGTCAAGACATTGCGTTCATTTCCGACAACCTGCCGCAGGTGTTCGAAATCTACTGGGCCGGAGTGCGATCCGGCTTCTACGTCACAGGGGTCAACCACCACCTGACCGCACCGGAAGCGGTCTACATCCTCAACGACTGTGACGCCCAGGTGCTCTTCGTCTCCGAGGCGCACCGTGACCTGGCCCAGCAGCTGTTGGCGGACGTGCCCGGCCTGAAGGCGGCGTACATCATCGACGGTGAGCCGGGAGGTGGTCTCGCTTCCTACTCCGAGATCCTCGCTACGACCTCCGCCGACCCGTTGCCGGACGAGCCGCGCGGGGTGGACATGCTCTACTCCTCGGGCACCACCGGTCAGCCCAAGGGCGTCAAGCCGCCGTTGACCGGCAAGCAGGTCGGCGAGGCGGGAGCCGATGCGTTCACGGCGGTGTTCGGCAAGGCGCTCAGCTTCGGCACTGACACGGTCTACTACTCCTGTGCACCCACCTACCACGCCGCGCCGCTGCGGTTCGGCGGCATCGTGAACGCGCTCGGCGGCACGGTCGTGCTGGCCAACCGGTTCGACGCCGAAGCCGCCCTGGCCGCGATCGAGAAGTACCGCGCCACCCACAGCCAGTGGGTGCCCACGATGTTCGTTCGCATGCTCAAACTGCCTCAAGAGGTGCGGGACCAGTACGACGTGTCAAGCCTTCGGGTGGCGGTGCACGCCGCAGCGCCGTGCCCGGTCGAGGTCAAGGCAGCCATGATCCAGTGGTGGGGACCGATCCTGTTCGAGTACTACTCCTCAACCGAGGCCAACGGCATCACCATGGTCAGTCCGCAGGACTGGCTTGCGCACCCCGGCACCGTCGGCAAGGCCGCACTCGGCACGATCCACATCTGCGACCCGTCCGGCGCCGATCTGCCGACGGGGCAGGACGGGATGGTCTATTTCGAGCGCGAGGTGCGGCCGTTCTCGTATCACAACGACCCTGTGAAGACCGCCGCCGCAACCCACCCCCACCACGACACCTGGACAACGACCGGAGACATCGGGCACGTCGATGGCGACGGCTATTTGTATCTCACCGACCGAGCCGCGTTCACCATCATCTCCGGAGGCGTGAACATCTATCCGCAAGAGATCGAGAACCTCCTGGCGTTGCATCCGGCAATCCTCGACGTTGCCGTCATCGGTGTGCCGGACGCCGACCTGGGGCAGTCGGTCAAAGCGGTCGTGCAACCCGCCGAGGGCGCGATCACCGGCGACGACCTCGCCCAGGAGATCCTGACCAGCCTTGAGGGCAAGCTTGCCCGGTACAAGATCCCGCGGACCCTCGACTTCACCGACTCGTTGCCCAGAACGGCCACCGGCAAACTCGTGAAAGGCCCGCTGGTCGCGCAGTACTCCGCGACCGTCGCCTCCTGACAAAGGCCCGTAGCGGAAGGGGGTTCTGGCTGCAGTCAGCATTGACTGCTGGGCGAAACCGAGGCATCCTGAGACTCCAGAAGTGGTCTACGTCACATAGGAGGTCGGTCGTGGCCGTGCTGGAGTCAACGGTTTCGACCACGGCGGTCCTGGCCGACCTCGTCCGATCCATTGGGCGCTTGACCGATCACGCCGAGATCCTGGACTCCCTGCCGCCGATGATCAGCCGGATGGGTTTCGACCGGGCCATCGTGTCCGAGGTCGTCGACGGTTCATGGTTGCCGGCGGCGGTCTACGTCCCGCGGGATCGTCGGTGGTCCGACGACATCCGTGAGGCGGGCCGAAGCGCACCGCCCACGCTGGGTATCGGGATGGTCGAAGACGACATGCTCGTCTCGCGCCGTCCGATCGTCGTGGGGAACGTACGGGGCAATCCGCGGGTGCACCAGGGCATCGCGCAGGTGTCACGATCCTCATCCTTCGCTGCGGCACCGATCTGTGTCGGTGACCGGATCGACGCCATCGTGCACGTGGATCGGTTCTGGACCCGGATGCCGTTCGGTGCCGAGGATGTCTTCTCGCTGCAGTTGTTGGCCGACGCGGTCGGGCTCGTCCTGGAGCGAGAAGTGCTGCGGAAGCGGTTGCGCGATCAGCCCGGCAGCGCTGCCGGCAACCACGCCGCGGCGCAGGTGCTCACCGCCCGCGAACGGCAGGTCGCCGAGATGATCTGCGCC
The window above is part of the Branchiibius hedensis genome. Proteins encoded here:
- a CDS encoding DUF7666 domain-containing protein; amino-acid sequence: MHLHDARVTVDGGVVIDVTKVDRTSIDGWIDYYGPDGNDDGTITVYKQVDENLTAGHQWTPTTYAVGTKVKAADWQPTAECGNGLHFSPTPQHTFTYADYENPRFLECRVKAANFVALGDKIKAKSCVVVRELDQHGKPVQS
- a CDS encoding BRO family protein codes for the protein MDLIPFNYGDAQVRVVQIDGEPWFVASDVAKVLGYRDAEKMTRRLDDEDRGTRSVGTPGGEQNMTVISEPGLYSAVLGSQVEGAKLFKRWITHEVIPQIRRAGSYGAVKELSYEEMVLRTIEESQARIAAQADQIKELTPKANAWQRFISSDGDMSASEAAKALTRAGHKLGGLHKLYELCDRSRQEGGLGWFFRNGHGQREAYQRVVEQGLIRMKPGTYENSHTGQQHTTVTPRFTAKALDVIAKHLGEAA
- a CDS encoding helix-turn-helix domain-containing protein; amino-acid sequence: MDVIATMRMKTDMVSKIRRWKGLSTDTALAAAMGTDPGNLSRVLSGKQQPGARFIGSLCLALEADMDDLFEVVGTGEEVAA
- a CDS encoding helix-turn-helix domain-containing protein, with the translated sequence MSWWEYVEQVAKTSRQRDISDRSGIDAANVSRWKGGHIPKAEMVAEFARAYGRPVLEAFVAAGFLTPMEAKERPAAAPSLGSLTDEELLDEIRKRMRRDGTATNPAGGSPAPVPDDGKRPLTDDELAARRKRDNDAAARAAQKAARHGERDPGDEDD
- a CDS encoding ImmA/IrrE family metallo-endopeptidase, with protein sequence MTDWQVVFCEFPDGVLGSTDCEARTIYLQRGLTQAQRRSTLAHELAHAVDPSSLEHCVDQAAVRQLIPLQRLADALAWSQDEYELARELWVDVPTVRVRLEGLTEDERDEIERRVAALDG
- a CDS encoding DUF3263 domain-containing protein — its product is MADLLAFERAWLGRRRDGAYDAAVRQEFGVTTVRHLQRVNALLDDPEAMALDPVTCRVLRSRRAAGMRQRG
- a CDS encoding HNH endonuclease signature motif containing protein, translated to MTDTTCKQDGCERPTIARGLCTKHYDRARNVGDIEFGPRTRGRAGLTHAEIFAVTPKCVTSTGCIEWDGHRSQYQYGIIQSKSFGNRGAHRVAMDMALGERVPDELHVCHRCDNPPCVNPEHLFLGDDLVNVADMIDKGRHAHGERGGGSKLREDQVVEIINRYAAGGIGRPALAREYGVSPACIQKITEGKMWRHLPRPARPQNAPSA
- a CDS encoding tyrosine-type recombinase/integrase, whose amino-acid sequence is MGRAKGTGSVFERGRDGQWAWQLDVGFTASGNRRRITQGGYPTKKAAQTALSKKLREVAANGVPAITGRTTVKRWSEQWLAAYAKHVRPATYRAASSAVHQHIITTIGGKQLGALLPTDVRAVHRSALRDGNSTSTALRTHAVLTTMLKAAKAEGHTVPENVFAVRRPTKAVSDRDAIPLEDALRLLEAARTGPDAARWVAALLQGMRKGEIYGLTWDAVDLDRGLIDISWQLQALTYADRSAGTFQVPDGYEVRHLTGATHLVRPKTTSGQRIVPLVPWMRAALAEWEQVAPANPWNLVWTENGQRPMRDKTNTQAWHGLQATAGVIHPAGRPYTLHEARHTAATLLMQAGIDPEVIKAIMGHSSIVTSRGYMHVNTEMARAALSAVAATLGLNESVPPHLLEQAGGMAHSNKE
- a CDS encoding acyl-CoA synthetase, with the translated sequence MYPGAHIADQADKPAIIHVDTGETRTYAELNDNSIRVARQLRDLGVEVGQDIAFISDNLPQVFEIYWAGVRSGFYVTGVNHHLTAPEAVYILNDCDAQVLFVSEAHRDLAQQLLADVPGLKAAYIIDGEPGGGLASYSEILATTSADPLPDEPRGVDMLYSSGTTGQPKGVKPPLTGKQVGEAGADAFTAVFGKALSFGTDTVYYSCAPTYHAAPLRFGGIVNALGGTVVLANRFDAEAALAAIEKYRATHSQWVPTMFVRMLKLPQEVRDQYDVSSLRVAVHAAAPCPVEVKAAMIQWWGPILFEYYSSTEANGITMVSPQDWLAHPGTVGKAALGTIHICDPSGADLPTGQDGMVYFEREVRPFSYHNDPVKTAAATHPHHDTWTTTGDIGHVDGDGYLYLTDRAAFTIISGGVNIYPQEIENLLALHPAILDVAVIGVPDADLGQSVKAVVQPAEGAITGDDLAQEILTSLEGKLARYKIPRTLDFTDSLPRTATGKLVKGPLVAQYSATVAS
- a CDS encoding LuxR C-terminal-related transcriptional regulator, producing MAVLESTVSTTAVLADLVRSIGRLTDHAEILDSLPPMISRMGFDRAIVSEVVDGSWLPAAVYVPRDRRWSDDIREAGRSAPPTLGIGMVEDDMLVSRRPIVVGNVRGNPRVHQGIAQVSRSSSFAAAPICVGDRIDAIVHVDRFWTRMPFGAEDVFSLQLLADAVGLVLEREVLRKRLRDQPGSAAGNHAAAQVLTARERQVAEMICAGLTNTQIAQELVVAEATVKTHVKHILRKLGARHRAEVVSMFLRSTGPRGLIPEG